The genomic stretch CGTTCAGCTGATCATTCCAATCCGTTCCGACCAGCGTATCATTCCCCGTTGTGCCGTCTATCCGAATTATGTCATTCGGATCTGTACTCCTACTGGTCACTCGATCGAAATCGCGCTCTACGCTCACATTAACCGTGTCCTTAACGATCGCAATCCGATCCCTGGAACCGCTTGCATCGGTAAAGTAAATTTCGGTGTCCCGCGCGCTAGAGCCAATACCGCTCACGCTCTTAAACTCTAAGCTGTAGGCACCGTCGGGCACATCCTCCACTCGAATACGGTCTTCACCGGGCGTCCAATCCTGAATCACGGCGTAGCCGTCTCCTGGCTCTACATAAGAGACACCCCACACGCCGCCCAAAATAAATTCATCACGCCCCGTTCCCCCAATCAGGGTATCGAACTGGGAAACCGTACTCGCAACGGTGCCAAACCCATTTAGCTCATCATCGCCATCTCCGCCAATTAAAGCGTCATTTCCTCCTGCTCCCCCCAGCAAATAATCATTGCCACCCTTGCCATCGATCGTGTCATTGCCGTTTCCTCCCTGAAGGAAATCCCGTGCTGCGGTGCCTTCAATATTGCCGCTGCCCGCTAAGGCAATTCCTTGGTTAATCTCAAGGCTGTTGAAATAGAAATCAGCATTCTGGTTCCAAATTTGAGGAGTCGGTGCCCCTAAGGTCAGGCTGCGCTGATCAGAGTTGGAATCGATCGTCAGCGTTACCCTGTATCTGTCGTAGAAAACAGGCGTCGAATCGTCTGGATCAGGAACAGAATTGATGGAAGGGATACGCTGAACTCGTGCATTCACGAGACCACCCGGCTCATCTCCCATCGTAAAGGTCATGGAATAGAGCCAATTGGTTGGGTAAAAGATTCCGGTTATTCCAGGGGCGCTATCGATATCTTCAAAGGTATAGGTAACGGTATATCGAGTATCGGACTGTTGTTCGATCGTATATTCCAGATCAGAATCCTCGAAAAACTTCTCAATATGTCCGTTGGGATTCTTTCGTCCTCGTCCCGACATTTGAATTGGCATAGATTTCCTCCTTATCCCTCTCCTTACCCGTCTCCTTATCCCTCTTTATCCCTTTAAAGATGAGCCGTAGTGACGGGCAATCCAATTAATCTTTACAACAATCCAGATACCTCTAGATTACGGACTTATCGGGGAATGCTACAAGATTTATGCAAATGTCTTTACGGTTAAACAAACTTAACAAACAAGCGATGACATAAATGTAACGATCGGTGACGCAGAAATCACCGTACAATCAATCAAACTGGCAGTCAAATTGGCAGTCAAATTGGCAGTCAAATTAAATAATTCTGCTCCAAATCTGCATTCCTATCTAGCGAAACTCTAGCGAAGCGATTACAAAGCGAATGGGTGAGCTTGACCAGCAGCTACGAGAACTTGTAATAGAAGCCTGTCAGCATCCTCCGGGCAGTCCTAAGCGGCAGCGTGCCCTCACAAAAGTGATCCGGCTCGCCTCCTCTAAGCTCTGGCGCGACAGTTCACCCCACTATGCCGATGCGCTCCAGCAAACCTGGGTGTACTTTTGTCAAAACGTCTGCGAAGCCAAAACGGGCAGCCGCTACGATCCCAGCCAGAGTACTGTTCCGACCTGGCTCAATGCTTACCTGAAGCGCCGCCTGCAAGATTTTTATATCGATACGCAAAAGCAGCAGGCGACCCGCGCCCTGCCCCAAACCTGGCAAACGCGATCGGGCGACGTTGAAGAACTTGATCCGATCGCCAATCTGCCTGCCGAGCCAGACGTTCCGCCCCTGCTGGAGGAAGTGCGAGCCTGGGCAGAAGCCGACAAAAGCGGAGAACTGCGGCGCGTTCACATTGAGGGATATCCCCAGATCAACTGTCAATTACTCATTCTGCGGCGACTGCCCCCCGAAGCCAGCTGGAAAGACCTGGCAGCAGAGTTTGGCTTAACTGTTTCCACACTCAGCAGCTTTTATCAGCGGCAGTGTATGCCTCGCTTGCGTAAATTTGGTGAGTCCGAGGGATATCTCTAAAGGAGGCTTGCCAACCCATGACGCAAAGCAACGCATTTGATATGACTCTTGCCATTCCCTTACCGATTCCCCAATCTGCGATCGCCCGTGCCGATCGATTTGCCCAGTATCAGCCCAATCCGCAGAAGGCAAGCCAGGTTCGCCAGAACACCCTCGCCGTGTGCGTTATGCAGGACTATTTGCAGATGATGGGCATCGACAGCCAGTTGTCCGGCGATAGCTGGAATCCGGTCACTCAAATGATGGCAGACGTTGCCGATCTGGAAGTTGAGGGCTTAGGGCGGCTGGAATGTCGTCCAGTTTCCCCCAATGGGGTTGCCTGCCCCGTTCCGCCAGAGGTCTGGCACGATCGCATTGGCTATGTGGTAGTTCAAATCAATGAGCCGCAGCGGGAAGCCCAGCTCTTAGGCTTTGTGGAAACCGTGGAAGCAGAAGAACTGCCGCTGAGTCAGCTCCAGCCCCCTGAGAATTTGCTTGATCACCTCGATCGCCTCACCCATCCCGCTACTGCTGCCCAACCGACGATCGCCGCCCAAACCGAATCCCAACCGCTCGAATCCCAACCGCTCGAACCTCAATCACTCGAACAGGTTAACCGTTCGCTCACGTCCCTCAGTCAGTGGCTTCAGAATCGCTTTCAGGAAGGCTGGGAAACGATCGATTCTCTGTTCAGCCCGCGAAATCAGCCTGCCTACGGTTTTCGGAGCAGTGCCTCCACCGTGGAACCCAGTGCTGTGGAGCCAAATAGCATCCGACGCGCCAAGCGAGTTAATCTGAGCGGTCAGGCGACAGCGCAACCTTTGATTCTTGTGGTCGAAATTCTGCCCCATCCTGAAGAAACAGCGATCCGGGTTCAGCTCCACCCTGAACTGAGCGCCTATTTGCCGTCCGGTGTGCGGCTTGCGGTGCTGGACAACATGGACTCGGTGTTTCTCCAAGCCGAATCTCGCTCAAGCGATAACTATCTCCAGCTCGAATTTAGTGCGGCGACCGGAGAAGCGTTTAGTGTCCAGGTTCAGTCTGAAGGATCGATCGTGACCGAAGCCTTTGTGATTTAACAGATTTAACAGAATTGAGAGGATTGAGAACGTCACGCAATTTATCGAATGCTGCCGTAGGGGGTCAGGTATGAAGCGCAGAAAAGGACGGTTTTGGCGGTTCATCTGCATTGCAGGCATCACGGCATTTCTCTGTGGGCTGACTCACGGTATTCCGGATCGGGCGATCGGGGCAACCCTTCCTGCGTCTAGCCTGACCTCGACTTCAATTGCGCCAGCAGCAACTCCGCAAGAACTCCCTTTCTCGATCGCCCAAATTTCTGATTCCCAAACCCTGCTGCAACAGGCTCAGCGGCTTTATGAGGCAGGACAGTATCAGCAGGCAATTCCGCTGCTTCAGCAAGCCGTTTTGCTCCACGGCACAGAGGAAAATTGGCTTCAGCAAGCCCTGGCACTCAGCAACCTTTCGCTGACCTATCAGCAGCTTGGTCAATGGACAGAGGCTACACAGGCGATCGAAACCAGCCTGGAGCGGTTAGCAAGCCTGAATCGGAGTCCGGCACAGCTTAGTGTTCTGGCGCAAACCCTTGATATTCAGGGGAGACTTTACCTGGCGCAGGGACAGCCCGATCGCGCCCTGCCGGTGTGGCAACAGGCAGCAGATGTCCATCAACAATCCGGCAATTCCCTGGGTGCCGTCCAGAGCCAGATCAATCAGGCGGAGGCATTGCAGCAGCTTGGCTTATACCGTCGTGCGATTGCCCAATTAACTGAAGTGGCTCCAGCCCTGACGGAGCAGCCCAACTCTCTTTCTAGCATCATTGCGCTTCGCAGCCTGGGAAATGCCTTACTCGTTGCGGGTGATCTGGTTCAGGCACGGCAGAGGCTTGAACAAAGCTTAGCGATCGCTCAGTCGTTTTCCGATCCCGCTGCCCCTAATGAATTGGCTACCAGTTTGCTCAGTCTCGGCAATTTAACCCGTGCCGAAGCCCTGGCGCAATTCAGCCAGCAGGGTCGCTCTATCCGCGATGCCATCGCCACACCGCGCAACACAGCCCAGCCCGCCTATCAAACATTGCTTGCAGCCCTCGATCTTTATCAGCAAGCAGCAGAGCAGGCACAGACGCTTCAAACTCGGATACAGGCGCAGCTCAATCGGCTTCAGCTCTTAATCGAGACGCAACAGTGGCAGGCTGCCCAGCAGCTCTATCCCGTGATCCAGGCACAGTTGCCAGCCCTTCCCCCCGGACGCAGCACCCTGGAGCAGCAGATTCAGCTTGCCGAAATTGTGATGCAGCGCAGCGAGGATTGGAACCTGACGCCTCAAATTGCCCAGCTTTTAGAAAATGTCTACCAGCAGGCTTCTGCTTCAAGCGATCGCCGAACCCAATCCTATGCGCTGGGAATGCTGGGCAAACTGTATGAGCTACCGCAGCCAGAACAGGCGCAAACCTTCACGGAAAAGGCTTTATCGCTGTCGCAGGCGATCGGCGCAACGGATATCTCCTATCGCTGGCAGTGGCAGCTTGGACGACTGCTCAAGGCACAGGGAAAACGGGACGCTGCGATTGCTGCTTACGATGAAGCAATTCGATCGATTCAGGCATTGCGGAATGATCTGGTGAGCATTAATCGGGATGTCCAGTTTTCGTTTCGCGAAGCGGTAGAACCCGCCTACCGAGAGTTTGTCAGCCTGCTGCTGCAACCGAATGCCGGTGCCCAACAGTTAATCCGCGCCAGGGAAATCATCGAAGGGCTACAGATTGCCGAACTCGATAATTTCTTTCGAGAAGCCTGCCTGGATACTCAGTTTCAGCTCGATCGTGTGGTGGAACAGGAAAATCTTTCCGCTGCTATTCTGTATCCCATCATTCTTGACGATCGGCTGGAGGTTATCGTCAAACTGCCCCAGCAGCCGCTTCTGCACTATACTGTCTCCGTATCTCAGGAAACGGTTGAAACCACCGTCGATCGCTTACTGATTGAGCTGAAACGCCCCTTCACGACGCGCAACTTCCAACAGCTCTCGCAGCAGATGTATGAGTGGCTAGTGCAGCCGATCGCCCCGCAGCTGGGCAACGATTCTGAAGGAACTACAGCCGATCGCCGAATCGATACCCTGGTCTTTGTTTTAGACGGAACGCTGCGAAATATTCCGATGGCGGCTCTGTATGATGGTAATCATTACCTGGTAGAGCGATACGCCGTTGCCGTTGCTCCCGGACTCCAGCTTCCCGATCCCAAGCCCCTTCAGTCTCGCAAGGTTCAAGCCCTGGTTGCCGGACTCAGCGAAGCCCGGTCGAATTTCCCTGCCCTGACCTATGTTCAGCAAGAGGTGGAAACTATTCGTAGCGAACTGGTTAGCACTGTCCTCTTCAATCAGAGCTTTACCCGCAGTAACTTACAGCAGCAGATCCGGTCTGATGCTTACTCGATCGTTCATATTGCAACCCACGGGCAATTTAGCTCAAATGCCGAGGAGACGTTTATTCTGGCGTGGGATGACCCGATTAACGTGAATGAACTCCGCAATGTGCTGCAAGCGAGAGACCTGAATGCAGAACCGATCGAATTGCTCGTCCTGAGTGCCTGTCAAACCGCAGTGGGCGATCGGCGGGCAGCGTTAGGGTTAGCAGGAATCGCAGTTCGGGCTGGATCAAGGAGTACGATCGCATCACTCTGGAATTTGGATGACGAATCGGGCGCAGAGTTCATGAGTCGCTTTTATCAAGAACTGCTTCAGCACCCTATCTCGAAAGCAGAAGCCCTCCGACGGGCGCAGCAAGCCCTCCTTCAATCCCCCCAATACGCAGCTCCCCGATTTTGGGCACCTTTTATCCTGTTGGGAAACTGGCTCTAGAAGAATTTTTCCGTTCAAGCATTAGAACTTACTTTAACTGCAAATAAATCCCTCAAGTAGATGGTTATTGGAACGGAAACCCAGTCCCTAAGGATTGCAAGTTTAAGCATCACAGCTCTGTAAACAGATGCTAATTTTTCTCCTTAAAGATTGTTTGAAGTATTGTAAGAGGAACAACCGTAAAAGAGAACTGTTATTAAAATTATCGAAGAAATAAAATAGGTAAGTCAGAAATACTACTCACATAAAATTTAATTAAGTCATATTTTTCCCAGATAGCAAAAAAGAGTATAGATGACTTGAAATACTCTTCTCACTGCAAATTTTTTTGATTCATAAAAGTACCCCTTTGGGTACGGTTAGGGAACAAGCGCTGCATCAAAATAAAGCTAATAATTATTTTCCTGTTGATACAGGAGGGATTTATGCAGACAACTGTGAAGCCATCATTTCAGAATCTTCCCATGTTCGAGGACTCACTATACCGCAGCTTCACTCCAATGATGGAAGTAGCTCGCTCGGAAGAAGGCGATTTTGGCAAGCTGTTTCCTGACTTACCCTCTTTTGCGGAAGGACAGAATCGGGCTGATGTGCTGCGTCGTCTGCGCGAACTGGG from Leptolyngbya ohadii IS1 encodes the following:
- a CDS encoding calcium-binding protein, giving the protein MPIQMSGRGRKNPNGHIEKFFEDSDLEYTIEQQSDTRYTVTYTFEDIDSAPGITGIFYPTNWLYSMTFTMGDEPGGLVNARVQRIPSINSVPDPDDSTPVFYDRYRVTLTIDSNSDQRSLTLGAPTPQIWNQNADFYFNSLEINQGIALAGSGNIEGTAARDFLQGGNGNDTIDGKGGNDYLLGGAGGNDALIGGDGDDELNGFGTVASTVSQFDTLIGGTGRDEFILGGVWGVSYVEPGDGYAVIQDWTPGEDRIRVEDVPDGAYSLEFKSVSGIGSSARDTEIYFTDASGSRDRIAIVKDTVNVSVERDFDRVTSRSTDPNDIIRIDGTTGNDTLVGTDWNDQLNGFGYSDSTSPQFDILTGGGGSDVFVLGGSSYVAYVEEGDGYAVITDWTPGEDRIQVKEAVSGESYSLEFKSVSGIGSAAQDTEIYFTNASGNRDRIGIVRDTTNVSLVRDFISVEVF
- a CDS encoding DUF1822 family protein — encoded protein: MTQSNAFDMTLAIPLPIPQSAIARADRFAQYQPNPQKASQVRQNTLAVCVMQDYLQMMGIDSQLSGDSWNPVTQMMADVADLEVEGLGRLECRPVSPNGVACPVPPEVWHDRIGYVVVQINEPQREAQLLGFVETVEAEELPLSQLQPPENLLDHLDRLTHPATAAQPTIAAQTESQPLESQPLEPQSLEQVNRSLTSLSQWLQNRFQEGWETIDSLFSPRNQPAYGFRSSASTVEPSAVEPNSIRRAKRVNLSGQATAQPLILVVEILPHPEETAIRVQLHPELSAYLPSGVRLAVLDNMDSVFLQAESRSSDNYLQLEFSAATGEAFSVQVQSEGSIVTEAFVI
- a CDS encoding CHAT domain-containing protein; protein product: MKRRKGRFWRFICIAGITAFLCGLTHGIPDRAIGATLPASSLTSTSIAPAATPQELPFSIAQISDSQTLLQQAQRLYEAGQYQQAIPLLQQAVLLHGTEENWLQQALALSNLSLTYQQLGQWTEATQAIETSLERLASLNRSPAQLSVLAQTLDIQGRLYLAQGQPDRALPVWQQAADVHQQSGNSLGAVQSQINQAEALQQLGLYRRAIAQLTEVAPALTEQPNSLSSIIALRSLGNALLVAGDLVQARQRLEQSLAIAQSFSDPAAPNELATSLLSLGNLTRAEALAQFSQQGRSIRDAIATPRNTAQPAYQTLLAALDLYQQAAEQAQTLQTRIQAQLNRLQLLIETQQWQAAQQLYPVIQAQLPALPPGRSTLEQQIQLAEIVMQRSEDWNLTPQIAQLLENVYQQASASSDRRTQSYALGMLGKLYELPQPEQAQTFTEKALSLSQAIGATDISYRWQWQLGRLLKAQGKRDAAIAAYDEAIRSIQALRNDLVSINRDVQFSFREAVEPAYREFVSLLLQPNAGAQQLIRAREIIEGLQIAELDNFFREACLDTQFQLDRVVEQENLSAAILYPIILDDRLEVIVKLPQQPLLHYTVSVSQETVETTVDRLLIELKRPFTTRNFQQLSQQMYEWLVQPIAPQLGNDSEGTTADRRIDTLVFVLDGTLRNIPMAALYDGNHYLVERYAVAVAPGLQLPDPKPLQSRKVQALVAGLSEARSNFPALTYVQQEVETIRSELVSTVLFNQSFTRSNLQQQIRSDAYSIVHIATHGQFSSNAEETFILAWDDPINVNELRNVLQARDLNAEPIELLVLSACQTAVGDRRAALGLAGIAVRAGSRSTIASLWNLDDESGAEFMSRFYQELLQHPISKAEALRRAQQALLQSPQYAAPRFWAPFILLGNWL